A window from Leptothermofonsia sichuanensis E412 encodes these proteins:
- a CDS encoding PAS domain S-box protein, translating into MDTPLPDTHLPVPVQHHAINSSAVRISGLYFLAGVLWIVVTGYWLSLIHNPAELLRLHSASCLSLVMVSTGLLYRYLNRQQGGQLAENPDTPNFQSAEIPLLHREATTAALLNAIPDMIFRIRRDGVFLDFKAAKDFHPVLPPKAFLGKAIADFFPATIAQLAMQKIQQTLATGDVQIHTYQLLEQGILRDYESRMVPCGEDEVLAIVRDITNQQTALREQQQTEAALRHSKEQRRLTLEFTHIGSWDWNIETGELLWNDNHFRLLGLSPQSTEVSYQTWRNQVHPEDIDRVEQAVAHALDTHTNFEAEYRVIYPDRTIHWLLGRGRGIYDDDGNAVRMIGVILDVSRLKQVEADLLASEARFQAFMDNSPTASWITDTQGQILYLNQTYFSMFQLPERDILGKNLLEVYPPAVARKFIDDNLTVAQTGQLLETTEITPRPDGTLGYFLVYKFLLPSSPDQPLVGGVAIDMTDWKQAENALRESEERYRSLVLATSQAVWLTDAEGNAKAVTPTWQTITGQNDADQKGNGWLNILHPDDRESVWQVWKQAVADQIPYEAEYRILNTQGEERYIVARAVPVRSPDGQVREWIGTSTDITDRKRAEEKLRFQAQLLDNVRESVVATDLEGHIIYWGKGAEALYGYPAEDVMGTFVSFIVDSEEQPQEEERIRQVLELGYWKGEYQQRRRDGTSFWADTVISLAKDEQGKPFGLIGIDRDISAAKRNEIIRRQAEAELRRLNEELEQRVQTRTQELHQANNQLQAEIRERQRTEVALRQSEELFRQIFESAPVGIALANTQDYQFRMVNPLFCTMLGYSEEELMAGSCPSISHPEDADAEKPYAESLFRGDIPGYQFVKRYIKKNQEIMWGSLTTRAIRNQAGEILYILGIVEDITERKRIEDEREQAREALARRTAELDGLINIMPDYIYVIERNTMRILLCNQAFVEGIGQRDRQAVQGKLLSECFSEADTAYFYQQNQQVFDSGQTLHIQETIVLGNKPHHFETFKIPVRQSNGEVYALLGMSRDYTELIETQRTLSERTAQLEASNQELNAFSYSVSHDLRAPLRHISGFVNALRNHLAQTSSLNDPKVAHYLQVIQDSSFKMGQLIDGLLTLSRVGRRQMAELPVDLNLVVQAVLERLSESPLVTGMDSQSSSQPVEFVIGALPTVMGDATLLQQVFANLLENAIKFSRGRSPARVEVGTLADGTLFVRDNGVGFSMEYADQLFAAFQRLHPASEFEGTGIGLAIVQRIIHRHGGMIWAESKVGHGATFYFKFKENIKH; encoded by the coding sequence ATGGATACCCCCCTGCCAGACACGCACCTGCCTGTACCCGTTCAGCACCATGCCATCAACTCATCCGCGGTTAGAATTTCTGGCCTGTATTTTTTGGCGGGTGTGCTGTGGATTGTGGTTACAGGCTACTGGCTGTCATTGATTCACAATCCAGCCGAGTTGCTTCGCCTGCATAGTGCAAGCTGTCTCAGTCTGGTCATGGTTTCCACAGGGCTGCTCTACAGGTACTTGAACCGGCAGCAGGGTGGACAGCTAGCAGAGAACCCGGACACGCCAAATTTCCAGTCCGCTGAAATTCCCCTACTCCATAGGGAAGCCACTACTGCCGCGCTGCTCAATGCCATTCCAGACATGATCTTTCGCATCCGTCGGGATGGAGTATTCCTCGACTTTAAGGCAGCAAAGGATTTTCATCCCGTATTGCCGCCCAAAGCTTTTCTGGGAAAGGCGATCGCCGATTTTTTCCCGGCCACCATCGCCCAACTTGCCATGCAAAAGATTCAACAAACGCTGGCAACCGGAGATGTCCAGATTCACACGTATCAACTCTTGGAACAGGGCATCTTACGGGACTACGAATCCAGAATGGTACCCTGTGGAGAAGATGAAGTGCTGGCAATCGTGCGAGATATCACCAATCAGCAGACTGCCCTGCGGGAACAGCAACAGACCGAGGCCGCCCTGCGCCACAGCAAAGAACAGCGCCGACTAACCCTGGAATTCACCCATATTGGGAGTTGGGACTGGAACATTGAAACAGGGGAATTGCTCTGGAACGATAATCATTTCCGCCTGCTGGGTTTATCGCCCCAGTCAACCGAGGTGAGCTACCAAACCTGGCGCAATCAGGTACATCCGGAGGACATTGACCGGGTTGAACAAGCCGTTGCTCACGCTCTGGACACCCACACCAATTTTGAAGCAGAATACCGGGTGATTTACCCTGATCGCACTATCCACTGGCTGTTGGGGCGAGGGCGTGGAATTTACGATGACGACGGCAACGCTGTCCGCATGATTGGGGTCATCCTTGATGTAAGCCGCTTAAAGCAGGTTGAGGCTGACTTGCTCGCCAGTGAAGCGCGCTTTCAAGCCTTTATGGACAACAGCCCCACCGCCAGTTGGATCACAGATACCCAGGGTCAGATTCTCTATCTCAATCAAACCTATTTCTCCATGTTCCAACTGCCCGAGCGGGACATTCTGGGGAAAAATCTGCTTGAGGTTTATCCGCCAGCAGTAGCTCGAAAATTTATAGATGACAATCTGACGGTTGCCCAAACAGGGCAACTTTTAGAAACTACAGAAATAACTCCCCGACCAGATGGCACTCTGGGCTACTTTTTGGTTTACAAATTTCTGCTTCCCAGCTCACCCGACCAACCCCTGGTTGGAGGTGTGGCAATTGATATGACTGATTGGAAACAGGCAGAAAACGCTCTCCGTGAGAGCGAAGAACGGTATCGCTCCCTCGTCCTGGCCACCTCCCAGGCAGTCTGGCTCACGGATGCAGAAGGGAATGCCAAAGCCGTCACTCCAACCTGGCAGACGATTACCGGACAAAATGATGCTGACCAGAAGGGTAATGGGTGGCTCAACATCCTGCATCCCGATGACCGGGAATCGGTCTGGCAAGTCTGGAAGCAGGCAGTGGCCGATCAGATTCCCTACGAGGCAGAGTACCGGATTCTAAACACTCAGGGTGAAGAACGCTACATTGTGGCGCGGGCAGTTCCGGTGCGATCGCCCGATGGGCAGGTGCGCGAATGGATTGGCACCAGCACCGATATTACTGACCGCAAACGCGCCGAAGAAAAACTCCGCTTCCAGGCGCAACTACTGGACAATGTGCGGGAGTCGGTTGTGGCGACCGATCTGGAAGGACACATCATTTACTGGGGTAAGGGAGCAGAGGCACTGTATGGCTATCCCGCAGAGGACGTGATGGGTACTTTTGTTTCCTTTATTGTGGATTCTGAGGAACAGCCCCAGGAAGAGGAGCGAATTCGGCAGGTACTTGAACTTGGCTACTGGAAAGGAGAATATCAACAACGCCGTCGAGACGGCACTTCTTTTTGGGCAGATACGGTCATTTCCCTGGCAAAAGATGAGCAAGGAAAACCCTTTGGGTTGATCGGGATTGATCGGGATATCAGCGCCGCTAAACGCAACGAAATCATTCGCAGACAAGCTGAAGCAGAACTGAGGCGACTCAATGAGGAACTGGAGCAGAGGGTGCAGACTCGCACCCAGGAACTGCATCAGGCAAACAATCAGTTACAGGCTGAAATTCGTGAACGGCAGCGAACTGAAGTCGCTCTCAGGCAAAGCGAAGAACTATTCCGCCAAATTTTTGAAAGCGCCCCAGTCGGTATTGCCCTGGCCAACACCCAGGACTATCAGTTCAGGATGGTCAATCCTCTCTTTTGCACCATGTTGGGTTACTCAGAGGAAGAACTGATGGCAGGCTCCTGCCCCTCTATCAGCCACCCAGAAGATGCAGACGCTGAAAAGCCCTACGCAGAAAGCCTGTTCAGGGGGGATATCCCCGGCTACCAGTTCGTTAAACGGTACATCAAAAAGAATCAGGAGATCATGTGGGGCAGCCTCACAACCCGCGCCATTCGCAATCAGGCCGGAGAAATCCTTTACATTCTGGGGATCGTGGAAGACATCACTGAGCGTAAACGGATTGAAGACGAACGGGAGCAGGCACGGGAAGCCCTGGCTCGACGAACTGCCGAGTTAGACGGTCTGATTAACATCATGCCCGACTACATTTATGTGATTGAACGGAATACGATGCGAATTCTCCTTTGTAACCAGGCGTTTGTTGAGGGAATTGGGCAGCGCGATCGCCAGGCCGTACAGGGCAAACTGCTGTCTGAGTGTTTTTCCGAGGCAGACACTGCGTACTTTTACCAGCAGAACCAGCAGGTGTTTGACTCTGGCCAGACCCTGCATATCCAGGAAACCATTGTCCTGGGAAATAAACCCCACCACTTTGAAACCTTCAAAATTCCGGTCCGCCAATCGAATGGTGAAGTCTACGCCCTCCTCGGCATGTCCCGTGACTATACTGAACTGATTGAAACCCAACGCACCCTTTCCGAGCGAACTGCCCAGCTCGAAGCCTCAAATCAGGAGCTAAACGCTTTTTCCTACTCGGTTTCCCACGATCTCCGGGCACCTTTGCGTCACATCAGTGGGTTTGTCAATGCGCTGAGAAATCATCTGGCACAAACCAGCAGCCTCAACGATCCCAAAGTTGCCCACTACCTGCAAGTCATTCAGGACAGCAGTTTTAAGATGGGGCAGTTGATCGACGGTCTGCTCACCCTGTCGCGGGTGGGGCGACGCCAGATGGCAGAACTTCCGGTTGACCTGAATCTGGTGGTACAGGCTGTCCTGGAGCGCCTATCAGAAAGTCCCCTGGTCACAGGAATGGATTCCCAGTCTTCGTCTCAACCCGTTGAATTTGTGATTGGAGCATTACCGACTGTGATGGGAGATGCCACGCTGCTGCAACAGGTCTTTGCCAACCTGCTGGAAAATGCCATCAAATTTAGCCGGGGACGCTCTCCTGCCAGGGTTGAGGTGGGCACCTTAGCCGATGGCACTCTTTTTGTCAGGGATAATGGGGTTGGCTTTTCCATGGAATATGCAGACCAGCTATTTGCAGCTTTCCAGCGGTTACACCCAGCTTCAGAATTTGAAGGAACGGGGATTGGATTGGCGATCGTCCAGCGCATTATTCATCGCCATGGAGGTATGATTTGGGCAGAGAGTAAAGTTGGTCACGGTGCAACTTTTTATTTCAAATTTAAAGAAAATATTAAACACTAG
- a CDS encoding response regulator, whose translation MSTEPTRILLVEDDPNDIELVQIALRDYKFLSQMDVVSDGEQALHYLLGRDGETPTRPLPRLVLLDLKLPKVNGLRVLQTLRAHPRTRKLVIVVMTSSQEDSDLNACYDLGINSYIVKPLDFQQFLNVAQQVGLYWIQFNKPPLFLT comes from the coding sequence TTGAGTACTGAGCCAACCCGCATTTTGCTGGTGGAAGATGACCCCAACGATATAGAGCTAGTTCAGATTGCCCTCAGAGATTACAAATTTCTGAGTCAAATGGATGTCGTTTCTGATGGCGAACAGGCCCTACACTATTTGCTGGGACGAGACGGTGAAACGCCAACCCGTCCCCTCCCCCGGCTGGTGCTATTGGATCTGAAACTGCCAAAAGTAAATGGCCTTCGGGTTTTACAAACCCTGCGTGCCCATCCCAGAACCCGAAAACTGGTGATAGTGGTGATGACCTCTTCCCAGGAAGACAGTGACCTGAACGCTTGTTACGATTTAGGGATTAACAGCTATATCGTCAAGCCCCTCGATTTTCAGCAATTTCTCAATGTTGCTCAACAGGTTGGTTTGTACTGGATACAGTTCAATAAACCCCCTCTATTCCTGACCTGA
- a CDS encoding hybrid sensor histidine kinase/response regulator, with the protein MTFMLGCSEPLSQSESPQASRLRILIVEDVPADAELVVLTLEAANIPVVYEVVDTLDRFRQLLQEQSWDVVLADFRLRGFTAYRVLEVLRQSGQETKRDIPLILVTGSLGEEAAVDCIKAGMTDYVLKDRLFRLPMVLERSLREFELNRQQQLATAQIHQQAQREAIINRIVQAMRETLILDEVLQTTTDMVRDALNLSCCLVVRPDASGVMVVCNVSRTSPDWQHLLDKPCEAFSYYQEPLLQGELVVVGSVEQITQPGFQEIATRYRIGALLMVPLRYQQEHLGGLCLYQQDHVRSWTTDEVSMVEAIADQCAIAIHQAQLFSQVQRQAKQEQLLNQIGQVLNSSLNPDFILQEIVRLIGESFGVDRVLIFAIESRQIRVMTEWLANNQVPSMADFTAPVLGWFDIIDISQYAEASHILHVPDYSTLPQSPTRLEMLHQRQTRSLLSVPIFIHEQFFGGLDLYTTTTNRTFREDEIQLLRRIADQAAIALYNAQSYERLEEIIQARTRELEEEKLLSDAANRAKSEFLANMSHELRTPLTGILGFSSVLLKQIFGPLNKKQQQYIENISSCGEHLLALINDLLDLSKIEAGREELILESVSVGELCESCIALIQEQAEAQGLEVFLAIAPTIDTCMADRRRLKQILFNLLSNAVKFTEAGSVRLIVEEEKGNPDKGKGSPPSPLHSPSSFLTFNVIDTGIGISQDGLSRLFQPFQQLDGGLDRKYQGTGLGLVLARKLAQLHGGDITVTSEVGRGSCFALHLPK; encoded by the coding sequence ATGACTTTTATGCTTGGGTGCTCTGAGCCACTGTCCCAATCTGAATCGCCCCAGGCGAGCCGTTTGCGCATACTGATTGTGGAAGATGTGCCCGCTGATGCGGAGTTGGTTGTCCTCACACTGGAAGCAGCCAATATCCCTGTCGTCTATGAAGTGGTAGATACGTTGGACAGGTTCAGGCAGCTTTTGCAAGAGCAGTCCTGGGATGTGGTGTTAGCTGATTTTCGGCTCCGAGGGTTTACCGCTTATAGAGTGTTGGAGGTGCTACGACAGTCAGGTCAGGAAACAAAACGGGACATTCCCCTGATTTTAGTTACCGGCAGTTTGGGTGAAGAGGCCGCAGTGGACTGCATCAAGGCAGGTATGACGGACTATGTCTTGAAGGATCGGTTGTTTCGTTTACCCATGGTGCTGGAGCGATCGCTGCGAGAGTTTGAACTTAACCGGCAACAACAACTGGCAACTGCCCAGATTCATCAGCAGGCACAACGAGAAGCCATTATTAATCGAATTGTGCAGGCAATGCGTGAAACCCTGATTCTGGATGAAGTTCTGCAAACAACGACCGATATGGTCAGGGATGCCCTCAATCTCAGTTGTTGTCTGGTGGTTCGCCCAGATGCCAGCGGCGTTATGGTGGTTTGTAATGTGAGTCGAACCTCCCCCGACTGGCAACACCTGCTGGATAAACCCTGTGAAGCCTTTTCCTACTATCAGGAGCCGTTACTTCAGGGAGAACTGGTGGTCGTGGGATCCGTTGAGCAAATAACCCAGCCCGGATTTCAGGAAATCGCTACCCGCTACAGAATCGGTGCTTTACTGATGGTGCCGCTGAGGTATCAGCAAGAACATCTGGGAGGGCTATGTCTATATCAGCAAGATCACGTCCGTTCCTGGACCACCGATGAGGTGTCAATGGTAGAGGCGATCGCCGACCAGTGCGCGATCGCCATCCATCAGGCACAATTGTTTAGCCAGGTGCAGCGGCAGGCAAAACAGGAGCAACTATTAAACCAGATTGGGCAGGTACTCAACTCCAGCCTGAATCCCGACTTTATTTTGCAGGAAATTGTCCGGCTCATTGGTGAAAGCTTTGGGGTGGATCGGGTTCTTATTTTCGCGATTGAGTCCAGACAAATTCGAGTGATGACCGAGTGGCTAGCAAACAACCAGGTGCCCTCTATGGCAGACTTTACTGCCCCGGTGTTGGGCTGGTTTGACATTATCGACATATCTCAATACGCGGAGGCCAGCCATATCCTCCATGTCCCCGACTACTCCACCCTGCCCCAATCTCCGACCCGGCTAGAAATGCTTCACCAGCGGCAAACTCGTTCCTTACTGAGTGTGCCTATTTTCATTCACGAACAGTTCTTTGGAGGACTGGATCTCTACACCACCACTACAAATCGCACCTTCCGAGAAGATGAGATCCAGCTATTACGTCGAATTGCTGACCAGGCAGCGATCGCCCTCTACAATGCCCAGAGCTACGAACGCCTGGAAGAAATCATTCAGGCACGCACCCGCGAACTAGAAGAGGAAAAGCTGCTTTCTGATGCCGCCAATCGGGCGAAAAGCGAATTTCTGGCCAATATGAGCCATGAACTGCGAACTCCCCTCACTGGCATCCTGGGGTTTTCCAGTGTGCTACTTAAACAAATCTTTGGACCCCTGAATAAAAAGCAGCAACAGTACATTGAAAATATTTCCTCCTGTGGCGAACATCTGCTGGCACTGATTAACGACCTGCTTGACCTTTCTAAAATTGAAGCCGGACGAGAAGAATTGATCCTGGAATCTGTCAGTGTGGGCGAACTCTGCGAAAGCTGCATCGCCCTGATTCAGGAGCAGGCAGAAGCCCAAGGCCTGGAGGTTTTCCTGGCGATCGCCCCAACCATTGACACTTGCATGGCCGATCGTCGCCGCCTCAAACAGATCCTGTTCAACCTCCTCTCAAATGCGGTCAAGTTTACTGAAGCAGGTTCCGTAAGATTGATTGTGGAAGAGGAAAAGGGCAACCCGGACAAAGGAAAGGGAAGCCCCCCCTCCCCCCTTCACTCTCCGTCTTCCTTCCTCACCTTCAACGTCATTGACACCGGCATTGGCATCTCCCAAGATGGGCTTTCCCGCCTGTTTCAGCCCTTTCAGCAACTTGATGGCGGACTTGACCGCAAATACCAGGGAACCGGCCTGGGATTGGTTCTGGCACGTAAACTTGCCCAACTGCATGGAGGCGATATCACAGTTACCTCCGAGGTGGGCCGTGGAAGCTGCTTTGCCCTGCATTTGCCGAAGTGA
- a CDS encoding helix-turn-helix domain-containing protein, producing the protein MAGVTSVKVKESLDELVQQLQQVETPKDKERLQVLYWLKQEKPPSIGAIAKAIGKHRNTVGRWLLQYREGGVSAMLERKVSSGGVRKIPQWAEEVLAKRLKNSEHGFASYGAVQQWLAEELGVEAEYHAVYQMTRYRLQAKLKVARPQNIKQDCERRESFKKTLQMTWSC; encoded by the coding sequence ATGGCTGGAGTCACCTCGGTTAAAGTCAAAGAAAGTCTCGATGAGCTAGTCCAACAATTGCAACAAGTGGAAACACCAAAGGACAAGGAACGCCTGCAAGTGCTGTACTGGCTCAAACAGGAAAAGCCACCCAGCATTGGTGCGATTGCCAAGGCGATCGGGAAACATCGCAATACAGTAGGGAGATGGTTATTGCAGTATCGGGAAGGTGGGGTGAGTGCCATGCTGGAACGTAAAGTGTCGTCTGGCGGTGTCCGCAAGATTCCACAATGGGCGGAAGAGGTACTGGCTAAGCGATTAAAGAACTCGGAACATGGATTTGCCAGTTATGGAGCTGTGCAACAGTGGTTAGCGGAGGAGTTGGGTGTCGAAGCGGAGTATCATGCGGTATACCAAATGACGCGCTATCGCCTCCAAGCGAAGCTGAAAGTGGCTCGTCCGCAAAATATCAAGCAGGATTGTGAACGGCGCGAATCATTTAAAAAAACCTTGCAGATGACCTGGAGTTGTTGA
- a CDS encoding IS630 family transposase: MSQYARQVIQEERPIRYFAQDESRFGLKTLIGRLITACGIKPIGQWLWLFKAFWLYGAVEPATGESFFLQFSHVDTACYQAFLEEFSKAYPDSLNILQVDNGRFHSSKDLVVPENVILLFQPAYCPELNPIERLWEYLKADLKWASFKTLEQLQAKVDQLLAQLTPEVIASITGYSFILNALSALNPI, encoded by the coding sequence TTGAGCCAGTATGCTCGGCAAGTCATCCAGGAGGAGCGTCCTATCCGTTATTTTGCTCAGGATGAAAGTCGCTTTGGACTCAAAACCCTGATTGGGCGCTTGATTACTGCTTGTGGTATCAAACCGATTGGGCAATGGCTATGGTTGTTCAAAGCGTTTTGGCTCTATGGGGCCGTCGAACCAGCAACCGGAGAGTCGTTTTTCTTGCAATTCTCCCATGTGGATACTGCTTGCTATCAAGCGTTCCTCGAGGAGTTCTCCAAAGCCTACCCCGATAGTCTCAACATTCTACAAGTGGATAACGGGCGTTTTCACAGCAGTAAAGATTTAGTGGTGCCAGAGAATGTGATTTTATTGTTTCAACCTGCTTACTGCCCAGAGTTAAATCCGATTGAAAGGTTGTGGGAATACCTCAAGGCAGATTTGAAGTGGGCTTCGTTCAAAACGCTAGAGCAACTCCAAGCGAAGGTCGATCAACTCCTGGCTCAATTGACTCCAGAAGTTATTGCTTCGATCACAGGATATTCCTTCATCCTGAATGCCCTATCTGCCCTGAACCCCATTTAA
- a CDS encoding 1-acyl-sn-glycerol-3-phosphate acyltransferase produces the protein MSVTVSIPPYRFTWFDWLCLWYPPGWLVLFNRHWQHYKADPDGWRWFEYGLFLIPGGFYVALAIRWVRLGGKAPAWREVEPDPDYQTAFQREVLTPIVEHYFRGTLYQLKNLPQEGPLIIAMNHAGMCFPWDFVSLGLLLSQQRAWFVQPLAHAIFFDHPWLIWWLPPGWAQVLGGVRAERQSFEAAIANKAILLYAPEGWRGLAKGWQQRYQLATFDPSFIRLSVRYQVPIVPVICLGSEYLHPFTFNVRRLAQWLHLPMFPISPLILAFCLFPSLGVWAVRTRLQYFVQPVWCPWQEEGDRKRGEEGELSDFHEPASDSASHLGEGGVGILSRRAVNYRMAEELRSRLQATLDDLRKEKGKEK, from the coding sequence TTGAGTGTAACAGTATCCATCCCTCCCTATCGATTTACCTGGTTCGACTGGTTGTGCCTGTGGTACCCTCCCGGTTGGCTGGTTTTATTCAACCGTCACTGGCAGCACTATAAAGCTGATCCAGATGGTTGGCGATGGTTTGAATATGGTTTGTTTCTGATTCCCGGTGGATTTTATGTGGCGTTGGCCATTCGCTGGGTACGACTTGGGGGAAAAGCACCTGCCTGGCGGGAAGTTGAGCCTGACCCAGATTACCAGACTGCTTTCCAGCGAGAAGTGCTGACTCCCATTGTGGAGCACTACTTTCGAGGGACTCTGTACCAGCTCAAGAATCTGCCGCAGGAAGGTCCCTTAATTATTGCCATGAACCATGCGGGAATGTGCTTTCCGTGGGACTTTGTTAGCTTGGGACTGTTGCTTTCTCAGCAGCGAGCCTGGTTTGTTCAACCACTGGCCCATGCTATTTTTTTTGACCATCCCTGGCTGATCTGGTGGCTGCCTCCAGGATGGGCACAGGTTCTGGGAGGGGTGCGGGCGGAACGTCAGAGCTTTGAGGCGGCGATCGCGAATAAAGCCATTCTGCTCTACGCGCCTGAAGGCTGGCGGGGACTGGCAAAAGGCTGGCAGCAACGGTACCAACTGGCGACATTTGATCCCAGCTTTATTCGCTTGAGTGTCCGTTACCAGGTACCGATTGTGCCTGTGATTTGCCTGGGCAGTGAATATCTGCACCCCTTTACCTTTAATGTCCGGCGATTGGCACAGTGGTTGCACCTGCCAATGTTTCCTATTTCTCCGTTGATCCTCGCGTTCTGCCTGTTTCCTTCCCTGGGCGTGTGGGCAGTACGAACCCGCCTGCAATATTTCGTTCAGCCAGTCTGGTGTCCCTGGCAGGAGGAAGGAGATAGGAAAAGAGGGGAAGAGGGGGAGCTATCTGACTTCCATGAGCCTGCTTCTGATTCTGCTTCTCATCTAGGGGAAGGTGGCGTAGGAATCCTGTCCCGTCGGGCGGTTAATTACCGCATGGCGGAGGAACTACGATCGCGTCTGCAAGCAACACTTGATGACTTGCGGAAAGAGAAGGGGAAGGAGAAGTGA